From the Garra rufa chromosome 23, GarRuf1.0, whole genome shotgun sequence genome, the window CAGATTATTATAGATAAAGTAGaatgataaccgatattttgaaccgatatatgttttgtgtaaaaatgaaaattaatgtcaaaatttaaaagaataacaagggctctgacaaaaactttgtttaatagcttttaaattattttatcggcaaatcatttttaaatgactgataactttaaaaatgtttttatagttATCGGACCACTAATGATAATGATTTCTGTcagttttaatgcttttaaattatttttatcagcaaatcggttttgaaaaagaccaataccgataaccataatgATGATTTcatatcctttttttttattgtgtttgtgttgcttttttatagttttaaattattttattggtaaattggtttttgaaaatgaccaataacaataaccataaaaatgtgTGATATCGGTGCTGATAATCAGTCTACCCCAAAAGGGTCTAAAGATGTGGTCGCATTTACCATTCCTTAAAATTGTGTAGgtgaaatccagtcatttcaatagCAAAGAGATCAAGAAATTCATGTGAGAGTAAAAAAGAGGTTCTTCATGCAGATTACGCAAACTGGCCACACAAATTAGCTTTGTTGACCAGCAGAAAGCTGCTTGATTTGACTTTAGTTTGAGCTGTGCTTCACTACACTATTAAACAATGCACCATTTTTTGCCCATGAAAGTGTGCCAAAATTTAGCTAAAGTGACCACAACTTCAGTTATAAAAACAAGAATGGGAATAACCATAATGCTAAATATGGCGGATATCATCCAGTTTCACAGAGGTATCACTTTTTTGTTTATAACGTATATTTGCTTGACTAGCCTGTAAACCAGTGTTTTGTGTGATTTGAGCTAAAGAAACACAATTTACAATAATATTGCTGTCTGACTGTTGTTTGGACATAACACTGATAAACAGCTTCAGGAAATTCTCCTTCTGTCCCCATTTAAGTTTATAAGAGCTCCAGATGCATGACTGGAAATAAGAAAGACTGGGACATCTTGccttaatgggatagttcactcaaaaatgaaaatgacctcatgatttaccctcaagccatccatgtgtatgtgacttttttctttcagacaaatacaatcagagttatataaaaaaatgtcctggctcttctaagctttataatggcagtgaatggctgttgagattttgaagtccaatgaagtgcattcatccatcataaaaaatactccacatggctccagggggttaataaaggcctaaAGGTAAATCAATGTAtgtatgtaagaaaaatatccacatttaaaGCTTTATACACCATAATCTCTGGCTTTCACTAAATGTCATATTCACGAGAGAGCGGTGTTTCAGTGTAAGGCGTAGGACATTTTCGTACACAAACGCATGGATTGatttcaggaggcctttattaaccctcagAGGTGTGTGcagcactttttataatggatgtaCTATTTTAGACTGCAaattctcaacagccattcactgccattataaagtttggaagagccaggacatttattacaacaactcagattgtatttgtctgaaagaaaaaaatatatccaGGATGGCCTGAGGCCAATTTttgatgaactatcccttaaaaatgtgctttgaaaaattatttttttacccaTTTTTGTATTTTCCCATTGAATTTCATTGCATTATTGACAAAacattcttttgtgttccacaaaagaaagtgaatcacacaggtttggaatgacccAAGTGACCTCTTCAATGAAATATATATCCATATATGATGATGATGGGAGGTATAAAGCATGTATTAGCATCATTTTAGTACAAAGGGGGCTGCAGCCTTGTCCCAGTGGTTGGCCAGTCCGATGATGGGAAGTATTAGGCGAGTATTAAGCGAGTGTAAAGTTACGGCTCGCACAGAGCGGGCGGCAGGTTTGTTCTGGCGGCTAGCCAGGGTGAGGAAGGGAAGTGTTAAGCGAGTATTGGGTTACCTCTTGAACAGAGCGGGCAGCAGGTTTGTCCTGGTGGTTGGCCAGAATGAGGAAAGGAAGCGTGCAGAGCTGCGGATGCTGCAAGGCCGAGTGGAGCTCCGTACGCGCCACCTCCAGGTCCTCCTCCGACGAAGCGCTGTCCAAAACAAACACCACCCCCTGAGAGCCCTGGTAGTACCGGCTCCAGTACTTTTTAATTGAGTCCGCTCctgcaaacaaaaaacacaaattcaCACCGTCAGGATCGCAGCGAGGAAGTCATAACATTTAATACACACATTAACCCCTTCGCAGAAAAAAAAAGGTGGTTTTCCTGTCAGAGCTCCAAACAAAAAGCACAACGAGACACTTTTTGGCAACCGGGCGGGAAACGGACTACAGCGTGTTTCGACACAGTATCAGTTCGAACATTGCTGGAATGCATTTGGTGAGGACCCTGACCTCCTTTCAAAAATCATTGCGGATATTGCATTATGTATTTTTATGACTTCAAGAACGCATGCCAACTCGCACTCTCGCTCGGGGAGGCCTGTGGGAAAAGCCGTGTCCAAATGAAGAGCGCTCAATGCAACAGTGTTTCTTTAAAGTCGACCCTGAGAGCATATTAAAATGGTTTCTTCTGATGGCCAGTCTACAGCACAGTTCAAATGGGCCCACTTTTACAGTGAACATATGGTTTCTCTTGTGCACAGCAATTTGGGGGTACAAAAATGTGGCCACCAAGACACACAAGCGCAGCATGGCTTTGGTTAAAGTGAGTCACTGCGGGGCCTGTACCCTAACCGTGAAAAAACTGAGACCAGTTTGTCTATACCTCTTGTCCTTGTGAGTTTCCCCAAGGGAATGCGCTATATTAATTCCTAGCAAATCCTATGACGACGAGTGCTAAAAAGTAGCTTTATCTCTCGGTTTTCATCTCCAGGCATGAAATAATACACAGAATGCTTTTCCAAAAGGTGGCGTCTTAAATCAACACCAGACCGTAATCGACGGCTTTATTCAAAGCTCTTGAAGCTCGGCCAAGACGTATAAGCTGTTTGCTTGACACTAAGCAGCTGCGTGATTCTTTTTTCCCCCCTCGCTAAACACACTGGACGCAAGTTTAATGGTTCCACTTCCAAACTTCTAAGCCTTTGTCACACCACAAATTGAGCTCTTAGTCATGCCTCGCCAAATTATCAGCACTAAAACTGTTCTAGAGGTCTAGGTTCACGTTTGCAACAGGCTCCACCTATTAGATTGAGTTTCAGAGCTCGACTCCCCGATATCATCGCTGTGTATGATGTACAATGTAATACTTCCAGTTCTCATTAGGTATTATCCATCGCGGTATTCGGCAACAGCTTTCCAACCACTGACATGCAAGCCTGACAGCAATAGCACACACTCTGCGATAGCCAGCCAAAgatataataatgttttttccAGATGTTTAGGCAATTTGTGACTCACAATAAATATTTGGGATCCTCGAAGACAGGCCTGACTCATCTAATTAACAGGCGTTTGATCTGCTATTGCCATTTAACCAAGCACTATTAACGCATAATCACTCAGCCTGgtatttatttttctatatgGCCTGGCTTTTCTAAAACACAATATGCTATCAGTCTCAAATGTGCATCAACACTTCCTCTGTGGCTTTTACTCAAAGTCTCCATCTACTGGCTGTGAAAGCAAAATGAAAGCGCTGGGAGGTCTTGGGCTTTGAAAAGCAGCAGTTTACTTTCATTTCAAAACATGTGCATTAAGACGAAAACAATGTGACGgaacaaaacagcatttatcagcAACGGGCCGGTGCATTACAATCTCATGTGATAATGCAACTAAAGCACATTTTCGCAGAAATCATTACATCATGGCCATGGTCCAGAGAAACAAAGAGAGAGAGTCTGCTAAGTGCTTTCAGATGGCCGCTGCGAGATGGTAAATGTGAGCATGTGGGGCTCCCTTCTTTGGTGCGCCTGTCAGCCCGGCAGATCGCACAGGGTGTCATCGTGACACTGATGGGAAATGCACGCAGACAGCGAGGCGCTTTGAACGTCTCCTGGCTTCCTGACATCACTCACGCAGACCCAAAACACGGGCCAGACGGGCAGACCAAGCAATAACACGGTAAACCGTCTCGATGGTCGTGGCGGAAACGACGGGAGAGCCGGCGTGTCAAGCCGGCACACAACCTCCATCAATAAAGTGTGACATGAGCCTTCCGCGTCAGGTTCAAGGTTAATGTCCCAGCCGTAACCCTACACTGATGTTTTTGGGGAAAAAGAGGTCGCGCTCCGCAGGCCCCTGACACTGAGCTGAACTCGCTGGAGGTCTGGAGGAAAGGTTTCCAAAGTGCTTAAAAGGAAAACAGGACATAATTATACCGGTTTTCAAGGAGAATTTAGAGGTTCATCAATTTCAAGACGAGTTCCCATTGTGGGCTTTTTCTCACCAAAAAGTCGCCTAGTTCATTTTTAAAGGATTTAAAGGATTCCTTCTTCcgaggaacacaaaaggagaagttTTGAAGAATGTGCTGGCCGTTCTTTTCCATGCAGTTAAAATGAATGGGGATAAAGTGTGTAACTACACCTTTGTCATGATACACAATGCTAATTTCACAATATGATACTCGATACGATAACTTAAAGCCAAAATTGAGTTTTTTATTATTACCTCATATTCAATACATAAATAGTTTACAAAAAGTATGGGCCTTTCTCGCATTTCTGGGTTTCTCATAGCGGAAGTCGTCATAGTTGGGTTAAATCCGAGAACAGTGAATGGGAGAGTaccacaaatatttatttttgcatttccatttgctcaaatagcaaaataaaaacttCAAAATAGGGTTTTCACGATATTCAATCAAAGGAGAAAAACTGAGAGACTGATATCGGCAGTCAGAAGAGAGAATGATGTCAAATTCCTAGCATTAACATTAACTAGGTTTTTGTAACTTGTAAAGGTGATATACTgtacatttttagaaaaaaaaaaaagagtagagAGTGGAGGCTAAAGCGTGGTTTACAGGACATGGAGGCAACAGCGCGATCACTTGGTTTGGAAACATCTTAAAACACATCATCATTTTttctcataaaggtaagagtaaacgCTTGTACAACAGTTACCGAAAGGTAGagattataaagttttaaatattgatatctTTCACAAGTGCATTGATCTACTTCAGaatgcctttattaaccccctggagccatgctTTTTATCATAGATGGATGCATTTCACTGGATTTCAAAAACTCAACAATttgtctgataaaaaaaaaagtcatatacacaaaagatggcttgagggtgagtaaatcatagggtaattttgaTTCCCTTCAAATAGAAAGACATTTTCATGATTCACACATTTTTGTCTCTGactacatatatttaaaaagttgTAAATAGTGTATCTAATTAATAACTgcattatattattaaattatagatAATAATGATGACTAATAGTTTTCACTTCAAGGAAAACTATTACTTTTTACTTTACGTTACTtttgtattactttttaaatctggacagggcttgcttggttgtttttaatataaaaagttttatgaaaaagcccttttacaccaaaaatgaaatgaataagcctaaggctTACAGAAAACTAAATTCATTATAATCTGTACAGTAGAATGCAGAAGAAAAAAGTTTAACACTCTTcagcaagaaaaaaaataatgaagtataaatgtttgtttatctaaagtcatttttgcttagtATAGCTCAACTGGATCATCAAAGggcagcagcaaagacattggtcgATAAAATGGGATTTAATACATAAAAAGAATTTGTGTTATTTAATACAACTATGATCAAACATTATGAGTTACATTCATGAATTATTCACAATAAGACCTACTGCATAACACACACTGTCAAAATAGATTTGGCTAGTTTCATTTCATGCCTATTTTAATCTTAACATCCGCCCTGGCTTTCCAActgcattaaaaacaaacaaccaGTACGTTTCTCAAAAATCCTTTTGTGTTCAACGGACGTACTTTTTTTGAGACggaagtttggaacgacatccaaatttttatttttaggcaaCCTATTCATTTGAAATAGTGACAAATCGCTTCTCTACAACAGGTTTCAATATACACAGCCTAGAAGGAAACGCCTGTCTTTAATCTCGGTTCCAGCAGTTATGAACCAGCATTTTTTTTCTCCTAACCTATCAAGCCCTCCCTTCCCCTCGGGTTCTCTGCATCTTCAACACCCTCTTATTCTTGTCATCACTCACTCATTTTAAAGACAGATTCAAAGCCCCAGCCCATCACTCATACGAAAAGGTAAACGCGGGCCAAGATGGCTCTGGGTTCATCGAGCGAGTGACATCCGAAACATTTCCTTTGCGTGCCGCATCCAGGCACTGGCGCTTCCTGGGGTTCAATTTACCTTGAAGAGAAAACTATTAGTCATCAGAGAAATGAGTTTGTGCCCTTTCTGGTCAGGCCCTCATGTAACATCTGCGTCAAATAACACTCAAATTCATCGTGATATGTCAGGTGACATGCCGCCAGAGCTTACTTTTCAAAAGATCAGATATGAAATAACAGCTTAAAATGTTGTTACAGATGTGTCCACCGATATTTAATGACATTAggcttttgttttattaattcaggtcagattaatttatttatacatacaaTGACTAGAATgcaattttttatgatttttatatgcAAAGGCATTAAATGTATCACAGTTACCATAAAAATGGAACTGAAATTAAGATGTATACAACTGAAAgatggataaataagctttccattgatgtatggtttggtatGATAGAACAATAAttggccaagatacaattatttgaagatctggaatctcatggtgcaaaaaaaaccgttaaatactgaaaaaataaatctcctttgaagttgtccaaatgaagttcttagcaatgcatattactaatcaaaaattaagttttgatatatttacattaggaaattaacaaaaactcttcatggaacacgatctttacttaatatcctaatgatttttgccataaaagaaaaaccaatcattttgacccatacaatgtatttttggctattgctacaaactaCTTAAGagtgccacttaagactggttttgtggtccaggctcacatatttgaatgatttctgaaggatcatgtaacactgaagcctggagtaatgatgctcacaattcagctttgatcacaggaataaattacatcttaaaatatattaaaatacaaatcagTTATAATaagttgtaataacatttcacaatagcCAGGTTCACATCCAAGAACTTTTTGCGAAGAAATATTTAGCGCTTCAAAATTTAGTTGATAAAATTTCTCCTGTGTCGacaaaatctttttttgtttACCTTTAGTGCATAAAATCTATTTCGATAATTAAAATGTCGCAAAAATTAGTGTGGAAACACTTTTTGTTGAAAAAAGGGGCTTTAACGCAAAAAATGTGGTGTCACATGACAGAATTAGCACCGTTTCTCTGTAGTTCAAAAGCGTAGttacaaaaagtacaaaattaatTCATTTTGTCTTGTAAGTTTATCTTTTCAATCTTGTTTTCTTCCCAGTTCTGTTCTACCGTTAAATTTAAAGAATTTGTTGTGGAGTGATGGGAAGTAAAATAGCAtggtttttcaatatgtttggctGACTGTATTTTATGAACAGGCTGCGTTGTCCAGTTATAgctatattcacaataaaaactttttttttaatgacggAAACAAACATGCCGCTTTCTCAAGAGCGCCTCACAAAAATTCGGTAAATTCggtttggagaaataaaataaccgaaattaaaggAACACGTggaactttttttggaaataggctcattctccaactccccctgagttaataagttgagttttaccattttgaaatccattcagacgTTCTCCtcttctggcgatatcacttttagcatagcttagcatagaccattgaatcctattagaccaatagcatcacgttcaaaaatgaccaacgagtttcgatatttgtcctatttaaaacttgactcttctgtagttatattatgtactaagaccggcgaaaaatgtaaagctgcaattttctaggccgataagattaggaactacactcccattccagcgtaacgcgatgctattggtctcataggattcaatgatctatgctaagctatgctaaaagtgatatcgccagaacaggagaacgtctgaatggatttcaatacggtaaaaatcaacttattaacttggggggagttggagaatgagcctatttccaaaaaaagtggagtgttcctttaacattcCTATTTTCAATATGGACTAACAAACGTtaatcagaaaaataataataatgcaacttCACcagtttataaatattacttgATGCtcaagtatctaaatagtctatatgCCTACAGCCTAAAAATgacacttgttaataaaaataattttatgtaaGCCTATAGGCTACAATTAAATAATAGCCTGTATAATAAAgttttgtttcaaatggataaagaacagCCTACTAGCCTATGATATTTGCGCAATAGGTGAAATTATGAATGGAAACAGTTCACAGGGCAACTTTTTTTTTGCGATACATCAAAACTTATGCAACAATTCATTTTTTCAGGAATGATGTCATCACGTACACCATTTTATCGGCAAAATGCCAGTTGGATGGAAACAAGCTGGAGACTGcaaatttcacagttttttttttatgcatattcactttgtcgataacaaaacatcacaaaaactggatggaaactttGTAGGTTTAACagtttcactgtatttttgtcaaataaacgCAACCTCTGTGAACATAACACCCCAACTTTTTTAAAAGATCAGAAAAATGCTTCACTGTTTATGAATACTTAAACTTTTGTCCACTGACCTATCATAAACATGCAAAACAAGTCTTTTAAATATCAGACGATTTAACCTTTTTAGTACAAGACATGGTTTGATCATGTTGTTGAATGTCATGTGgttgaaatataatataaatcatattttttttaaaaatcaatattAAATTAAGCACACACATTTTGTAAGGGGAATATGTCATTACATTTGACttttctaaattctgagttttaaatatttttaaaagattgTCCTTTTCTTTAATGTGGACACTCTTATTTGTCATTGACccataaataaaaatcaaatcaaaagttGTATTCTCATTAACAGCAGAGAGCATTTACCTCCGAGTTCCTTGACATTTAAAATGGCATTCTGGAACGGGACAGCTTTAATGCTAAAACCTGCAAATAAAAGTTGAACAAGATTAACAACCGCAGTCATCAAA encodes:
- the arl15b gene encoding ADP-ribosylation factor-like protein 15 isoform X4, translating into MNSINTSVSFQSRPISGLLFPGDNSKKLSRNYMDYLCFRTLCCKGPPPPRPEYDVVCIGLTGSGKTSLLSRLCSEATDNIIPTTGFSIKAVPFQNAILNVKELGGADSIKKYWSRYYQGSQGVVFVLDSASSEEDLEVARTELHSALQHPQLCTLPFLILANHQDKPAARSVQETT